Proteins encoded in a region of the Paucibacter sediminis genome:
- a CDS encoding DEAD/DEAH box helicase has product MSFDSLGLAAPLLKAIADAGYTTPTPIQSQAIPAVLQGGDLLAGAQTGTGKTAGFTLPMLHRLAAGGPVLNKRGKPAIRALVLTPTRELAAQVEESVKTYGKYLPLKSMVMFGGVGMQPQINRLRDGVDILVATPGRLLDHAQQGTLDLSQVQILVLDEADRMLDMGFVHDIKKVLALLPAKKQSLLFSATFSDEIKALADRLLNQPALIEVARRNQTNESIAQKVHPVGRERKKELLVHLIKSGDWHQVLVFTRMKHGANRLTDYLNDQGISAMAIHGNKSQGARTKALADFKSGDLTCLVATDIAARGIDIDQLPHVVNYELPNVPEDYVHRIGRTGRAGAVGEAVSLVCVDENGFLREIEKLIKREVPKEIVPGFAPDPSERPEPIVLGRMVLNGNGSRSGGGRGAPSRGGGGGGRGAPRDGAGRDGGRDGARHGAPAAKRPAGPGAAHAGHGGAKPQQGQPRHAQPARPAAPKPNGAAPRHNNGPRLTQPKR; this is encoded by the coding sequence ATGAGTTTTGATTCTCTGGGCCTGGCCGCCCCCCTTCTCAAGGCCATCGCCGACGCCGGCTACACCACCCCCACCCCCATCCAGAGCCAAGCGATCCCCGCCGTTCTCCAAGGCGGTGACCTGTTGGCTGGCGCACAGACCGGCACGGGCAAGACGGCCGGCTTCACGCTGCCCATGCTGCACCGCCTCGCGGCGGGCGGCCCGGTGCTGAACAAGCGCGGCAAGCCCGCCATCCGTGCCCTCGTGTTGACCCCCACCCGCGAACTCGCGGCCCAGGTGGAGGAAAGCGTCAAGACCTATGGCAAGTACCTGCCGCTCAAGAGCATGGTGATGTTCGGCGGCGTCGGCATGCAGCCGCAGATCAACCGCCTGCGCGATGGCGTGGACATCCTGGTGGCCACCCCCGGCCGCCTGCTGGACCACGCGCAGCAGGGCACGCTGGACCTGAGCCAGGTGCAGATCCTGGTGCTGGACGAAGCCGACCGCATGCTGGACATGGGCTTTGTGCACGACATCAAGAAGGTGCTCGCGCTCCTGCCCGCCAAGAAGCAGAGCCTGTTGTTCTCGGCCACCTTCAGCGACGAGATCAAGGCCCTGGCCGATCGTCTGCTGAACCAGCCCGCGCTGATCGAAGTGGCGCGCCGCAACCAGACCAACGAGTCGATCGCGCAAAAGGTCCACCCGGTGGGCCGCGAGCGCAAGAAGGAGCTGCTGGTTCACCTGATCAAGAGCGGCGACTGGCACCAGGTGCTGGTGTTCACGCGCATGAAGCATGGTGCCAACCGCCTCACCGACTACCTGAATGACCAGGGCATCAGCGCCATGGCCATCCACGGCAACAAGAGCCAGGGTGCGCGCACCAAGGCGCTGGCCGACTTCAAGAGCGGCGATCTGACCTGCCTGGTGGCCACCGACATCGCGGCCCGCGGCATCGATATCGACCAGCTGCCCCACGTGGTGAACTACGAGCTGCCCAACGTCCCCGAGGACTATGTGCACCGCATCGGCCGCACCGGCCGCGCCGGCGCTGTGGGAGAAGCGGTCTCGCTGGTGTGCGTGGACGAGAACGGCTTCCTGCGCGAGATCGAGAAGCTCATCAAGCGCGAGGTCCCCAAGGAAATCGTGCCCGGTTTCGCGCCCGATCCGAGCGAGCGCCCCGAGCCCATCGTGCTGGGCCGCATGGTGCTGAACGGCAATGGCAGCCGCAGCGGCGGTGGCCGCGGTGCGCCCTCGCGCGGCGGTGGCGGCGGTGGCCGTGGCGCCCCGCGCGATGGCGCTGGCCGTGACGGCGGACGCGACGGTGCCCGCCATGGCGCGCCGGCCGCCAAGCGCCCGGCCGGCCCCGGTGCGGCGCATGCCGGCCACGGTGGCGCCAAGCCCCAGCAGGGCCAGCCCCGCCATGCGCAGCCGGCCCGCCCGGCCGCGCCCAAGCCCAATGGCGCCGCGCCGCGCCACAACAATGGCCCGCGCCTGACGCAACCCAAGCGCTGA
- a CDS encoding OmpA family protein encodes MRFASQSLAALVLISAALLGGCQHGENPGGSNAFVVTPSQRQVLSALGFVEAAEGWELNLGTGLLFDFDSDQLSGAQLQRLRQIAQGLAGVGIDGLRVEGHSDNVGNEEYNLRLSERRAEAVGRALAAAGMAPARLRVRGFGALKPIADNASEAGRTQNRRVTLIAPSA; translated from the coding sequence ATGCGTTTTGCCTCTCAATCCCTCGCGGCCTTGGTGTTGATCAGCGCCGCCTTGCTGGGTGGATGCCAGCATGGCGAGAACCCTGGTGGATCGAATGCCTTTGTGGTGACGCCCTCGCAGCGTCAGGTTCTCAGCGCGCTGGGCTTCGTGGAAGCGGCCGAGGGCTGGGAACTCAATCTGGGCACGGGCCTGCTGTTCGACTTTGACTCGGACCAGCTCAGCGGGGCGCAGTTGCAGCGCTTGCGCCAGATCGCTCAGGGCCTCGCTGGCGTTGGCATCGACGGCCTGCGCGTCGAGGGCCACAGCGACAACGTCGGCAACGAGGAGTACAACCTGCGTCTGTCGGAGCGGCGCGCCGAGGCTGTCGGGCGCGCGCTGGCCGCGGCGGGCATGGCGCCGGCGCGCTTGCGAGTACGCGGCTTCGGTGCCCTGAAGCCGATTGCAGACAATGCCAGCGAGGCCGGACGGACGCAGAACCGGCGCGTCACGCTGATCGCGCCGTCTGCCTGA
- a CDS encoding sensor domain-containing diguanylate cyclase, protein MMTPVSLSSLLQRAQLRVALVALLAVGAVLTLASVAYLRSTTLRNLELVGRSIAYSAEAAVVFRDADASLELLHQIVEREGLSAARIVLGGGQTLATYRRARPPGWQLQLSERLFAIGARSVIEVEGRSLAQVEVEGDGTVFLSLLGWCMAGVALGMLLTALGIRLVSRRLEHSIVAPLRALSAHTRAVREQRAYARRLPPAAVSEIDALSADFNALLAEVQAHEAELLRHQEALRTDNDSLSFQAQHDALTGACSRAYFEECLADAVTRAGQRGGRVGLLFIDADKFKRVNDEHGHEIGDRLLCVLAERLRAGVRESDLVGRLGGDEFVVLIDPLRHAEDAQRVAEQVQQSVRQGRVQLASGEELRPGISVGVAIYPDDGADADALLRYADVEMYRHKLRQRGNDPARV, encoded by the coding sequence ATGATGACGCCGGTCAGCCTGTCCAGCTTGTTGCAGCGGGCGCAGCTGCGTGTCGCGCTGGTGGCTTTGCTGGCGGTGGGCGCGGTGCTGACGCTGGCCTCGGTGGCCTATCTGCGCAGCACCACGCTGCGCAATCTGGAACTGGTCGGCCGCTCGATTGCCTATTCCGCCGAGGCCGCCGTCGTGTTCCGGGATGCCGATGCCAGCCTTGAGTTGCTGCACCAGATCGTCGAGCGCGAGGGGCTGTCGGCCGCGCGCATCGTGCTGGGCGGGGGGCAGACACTGGCCACCTACCGGCGCGCGCGGCCGCCCGGCTGGCAGTTGCAGCTGTCGGAGCGGCTGTTCGCCATCGGTGCGCGCAGCGTGATCGAGGTTGAGGGCAGGAGCCTGGCTCAGGTCGAGGTGGAGGGCGACGGCACGGTGTTCCTGAGTCTGCTGGGCTGGTGCATGGCGGGCGTGGCGCTGGGCATGTTGCTGACCGCACTGGGCATCAGGCTGGTGTCGCGGCGCCTCGAGCACAGCATCGTGGCGCCGCTGCGCGCGCTGTCGGCGCACACCCGCGCGGTGCGCGAACAGCGCGCCTATGCGCGCCGCCTGCCACCCGCGGCGGTGAGCGAAATCGACGCGCTGAGTGCCGATTTCAATGCGCTGCTGGCCGAGGTGCAGGCGCATGAGGCCGAGTTGCTGCGGCATCAGGAGGCGCTGCGCACCGACAACGACAGCCTGTCCTTCCAGGCGCAACATGACGCGCTCACCGGGGCCTGCAGCCGTGCCTATTTCGAGGAGTGCCTGGCCGACGCGGTGACGCGGGCGGGGCAGCGCGGCGGCCGCGTGGGCCTGCTGTTCATCGACGCGGACAAGTTCAAGCGTGTCAACGATGAGCATGGGCATGAAATTGGCGACCGCCTGCTGTGCGTGCTGGCCGAACGCCTGCGTGCGGGCGTGCGTGAAAGCGACCTGGTGGGGCGCCTGGGGGGCGATGAGTTCGTCGTGCTCATCGACCCGCTGCGTCATGCCGAGGATGCCCAGCGGGTGGCCGAGCAGGTGCAGCAATCGGTGCGGCAGGGACGCGTGCAATTGGCCAGCGGTGAGGAGCTGCGACCGGGCATCAGCGTGGGCGTGGCCATCTATCCCGATGACGGCGCCGACGCGGACGCACTGCTGCGCTATGCCGATGTCGAGATGTATCGCCACAAGCTGCGCCAGCGTGGCAATGACCCGGCGCGGGTGTGA
- the ettA gene encoding energy-dependent translational throttle protein EttA translates to MAQYVFSMNRVNKTVPPKRHILKDISLSFFPGAKIGVLGLNGSGKSTILKIMAGVDKEFEGEAVPMPGIKIGYLEQEPKLNPDQTVRQAVEEGIGGVLAAKKRLDEVYAAYAEPDADFDALAAEQGELEAIIAAAGSENTDLQLELAADALNLPPWDAQIGVLSGGEKRRVALCRLLLSKPDMLLLDEPTNHLDAESVEWLEQFLQRFPGTVVAITHDRYFLDNAAEWILELDRGRGIPWKGNYSDWLDQKESRLEQEQKTEDARMKAMKEELKWVRSNAKGRQAKSKARLARFEELSDVDYQKRNETNEIFIPVAERLGNEVIEFENVSKSFGDRVLIDNLSFKVPAGAIVGIIGPNGAGKSTLFRMIQGVEQPDSGTVKIGKTAKLAFVDQSRASLDADKTVWEDVSGGLDNIVVGKFVMPSRAYIGRFNFKGNDQQKMVGQLSGGERGRLHLAKTLAQGGNVLMLDEPSNDLDVETLRALEEALLEFAGSAMVISHDRWFLDRICTHILACEGDSQWFFFDGNFHEYEADKKKRLGEEGARPKRMRFKPIK, encoded by the coding sequence ATGGCCCAGTACGTCTTCTCAATGAACCGCGTCAACAAGACGGTTCCACCCAAACGGCACATCCTCAAGGACATCTCGCTGTCGTTCTTCCCCGGCGCCAAGATCGGCGTGCTGGGTCTGAACGGCTCGGGCAAGTCCACCATCCTGAAGATCATGGCCGGCGTGGACAAGGAGTTCGAGGGCGAGGCCGTGCCCATGCCGGGCATCAAGATCGGTTATCTGGAGCAGGAGCCCAAGCTCAATCCGGACCAGACCGTGCGCCAGGCGGTGGAAGAGGGCATTGGCGGCGTGCTGGCCGCCAAGAAGCGCCTGGACGAGGTCTATGCCGCCTATGCCGAGCCGGACGCCGACTTCGACGCCCTGGCCGCCGAGCAGGGTGAGCTGGAGGCCATCATCGCCGCCGCCGGCAGCGAGAACACCGATCTGCAGCTGGAGCTGGCCGCCGACGCCCTGAACCTGCCGCCCTGGGACGCGCAGATCGGCGTGCTCTCCGGTGGCGAGAAGCGCCGCGTGGCGCTGTGCCGCCTGCTGCTCTCCAAGCCCGACATGCTCTTGCTGGACGAGCCCACCAACCACTTGGACGCCGAGTCCGTGGAGTGGCTGGAGCAGTTCCTGCAGCGCTTCCCCGGCACCGTGGTGGCCATCACCCACGATCGCTACTTCCTCGACAACGCTGCCGAGTGGATCCTGGAACTGGACCGCGGCCGCGGCATCCCCTGGAAGGGCAACTACTCCGACTGGCTGGACCAGAAGGAAAGCCGCCTGGAGCAGGAGCAGAAGACCGAAGACGCGCGCATGAAGGCGATGAAGGAGGAGCTCAAGTGGGTGCGCTCCAACGCCAAGGGCCGCCAGGCCAAGAGCAAGGCGCGTCTGGCCCGCTTCGAGGAGCTCAGCGACGTCGACTACCAGAAGCGCAACGAGACCAACGAAATCTTCATCCCCGTGGCCGAACGCCTGGGCAATGAGGTGATCGAGTTCGAGAACGTCTCCAAGAGCTTCGGCGACCGCGTGCTGATCGACAACCTCAGCTTTAAGGTGCCGGCCGGCGCCATCGTCGGCATCATCGGCCCCAACGGCGCCGGCAAGTCGACGCTGTTCCGCATGATCCAGGGCGTGGAGCAGCCGGATTCGGGCACGGTGAAGATCGGCAAGACCGCCAAGCTGGCCTTTGTGGACCAGAGCCGCGCCAGCCTGGACGCCGACAAGACGGTGTGGGAAGACGTCTCGGGCGGCCTCGACAACATCGTGGTCGGCAAGTTCGTGATGCCCAGCCGCGCCTATATCGGCCGCTTCAACTTCAAGGGCAACGACCAGCAGAAGATGGTGGGCCAGCTCTCCGGTGGTGAGCGCGGCCGCCTGCACCTGGCCAAGACCCTGGCCCAGGGCGGCAATGTGCTGATGCTGGACGAACCCTCGAACGACCTCGACGTCGAAACCCTGCGCGCGCTGGAAGAGGCGCTGCTGGAGTTCGCCGGCTCGGCCATGGTGATCTCGCATGATCGCTGGTTCCTGGACCGCATCTGCACCCACATCCTGGCCTGCGAAGGCGACTCGCAGTGGTTCTTCTTCGACGGCAACTTCCACGAGTACGAGGCCGACAAGAAGAAGCGCCTCGGCGAAGAAGGCGCGCGCCCCAAGCGCATGCGCTTCAAGCCGATCAAGTGA
- a CDS encoding sensor histidine kinase, with protein sequence MRSLYWRIYLTLVVVLAAFALGSGWLFHHQIEQERGNFEVAAKDRLTAMAQLIQRVLPAADAPREQQAAVLEEWGERLRLAIALDDVRGERIAATELFERREEGAGGRALQIRLDDGRSISFMRGWRPPPGGPMARDGGGGGGERPPRPMMRRDEPGWAALPLLGPRANGEMLAALLVLLFVGVAAGAFPVVKRLTRRLEALKRGVEQFGEGQLSHRVDDQGNDEVSALALSFNRAAERIESLLRSHQSLLANASHELRSPLARLKMAFAMLDEAGPAQRAKLQAEIHTNIGELDALVEEVLLASRLEAGQQEPLPEAVDLLALAAEEAARSGAQFEPEDGAAELALRGEERLLRRALRNLLENARRYGGPEVLLKLGRRGAMLELRVCDRGPGVPEAMRERIFEPFFRLPGHAEQAGGVGLGLSLVKQIAQRHRGQVRCEPRAGGGSEFVLSLPLA encoded by the coding sequence GTGAGGTCGCTGTACTGGCGCATCTACCTGACCCTGGTGGTGGTGCTGGCGGCGTTCGCGCTCGGCTCCGGCTGGCTGTTCCATCACCAGATCGAGCAGGAGCGCGGCAACTTCGAGGTGGCGGCCAAGGACAGGCTGACCGCGATGGCGCAGCTGATCCAGCGCGTGCTGCCGGCGGCCGATGCGCCGCGCGAGCAGCAGGCCGCGGTGCTGGAGGAATGGGGCGAGCGCCTGCGCCTGGCGATCGCGCTGGACGATGTCCGGGGCGAGCGCATCGCCGCCACCGAGCTGTTCGAGCGCCGCGAGGAGGGCGCCGGCGGCCGCGCGCTGCAGATCAGGCTGGACGATGGCCGCAGCATCAGCTTCATGCGCGGCTGGCGGCCTCCGCCGGGCGGCCCGATGGCGCGCGATGGAGGCGGTGGTGGTGGCGAGCGGCCGCCGCGGCCGATGATGCGGCGCGACGAACCCGGCTGGGCGGCGCTGCCGCTGCTGGGCCCGCGCGCCAATGGCGAGATGCTGGCGGCCCTGCTGGTGCTGCTGTTCGTGGGCGTGGCGGCGGGAGCCTTTCCGGTCGTCAAGCGGCTCACGCGCCGCCTGGAGGCGCTCAAGCGCGGCGTGGAACAGTTCGGCGAGGGCCAGCTGAGCCATCGCGTCGACGACCAGGGCAATGACGAGGTCAGCGCCCTGGCGTTGAGCTTCAACCGCGCGGCCGAGCGCATCGAATCGCTGCTGCGCTCGCACCAGAGCCTGCTGGCCAATGCCAGCCACGAGCTGCGCTCGCCGCTGGCGCGCTTGAAGATGGCCTTCGCGATGCTGGACGAGGCCGGCCCGGCGCAACGCGCCAAGCTGCAGGCCGAGATCCACACCAATATCGGCGAGCTCGATGCGCTGGTGGAGGAGGTGCTGCTGGCGAGCCGGCTGGAGGCCGGCCAGCAGGAACCGCTGCCGGAGGCCGTGGATCTGCTGGCCCTGGCCGCCGAGGAAGCGGCGCGCAGCGGCGCCCAGTTCGAACCCGAGGACGGCGCGGCCGAGCTGGCCTTGCGCGGCGAGGAACGCCTGCTGCGCCGCGCCTTGCGTAACCTGCTGGAGAACGCGCGCCGCTACGGCGGGCCCGAGGTGCTGCTGAAGCTGGGCCGGCGCGGCGCCATGCTGGAGTTGCGCGTCTGCGACCGCGGACCCGGCGTGCCCGAGGCCATGCGCGAACGCATCTTCGAGCCCTTTTTCCGCCTGCCCGGCCATGCCGAGCAGGCCGGCGGCGTGGGCCTGGGTCTGAGCCTGGTGAAGCAGATCGCCCAGCGCCATCGCGGCCAGGTGCGCTGCGAGCCGCGCGCAGGCGGCGGCAGCGAGTTTGTGCTCAGTCTGCCGCTGGCCTGA
- a CDS encoding ABC transporter substrate-binding protein, translating to MHKTLKLTLLAAGLALALGLQAQTLRWASQGDPQTMDPHSQNESMTNMMNGQVYETLTKLDAGLKPGPGLALEWKQVGPLVWRFKLRPGVKFHDGSSFTADDVVFSINRAKDINSQIRVYANAVGTPKKIDPLTVEFQLDKVNPIFLQHINTLFIMSKSWCEAHKVVKPLNFKDKEETYASLNANGTGPYVLASRAPGIKTTYKRNPAWWGKFDGNVQEIVYSPIGNDATRLAALVSGEIDLVLDPAPRDVPRLRNTAGVKVLEGLENRLIFVGMDQQRDKLLYANVPGLNGQDRNPFKDLRVRRALYQAIDIEAIKTKLMNGLSAPTGGLTPSAKGSYEDPAIEARLPHDMAAAKKLMTEAGYPDGFEVTMDCPNNRYVNDEEICLALASMWAQLKVKVKVNAQPRVITFPKLEKQDTSLYLYGWGGSITDAEIIMNPVWRNRGDNGVGYNNFGGWKNDKFDQLAAASSTEPDPVKREAMVKSALKEFKDGIHVIPLHRQMIPWAVRQNVTAVHRSDNWLEVAWVNVGK from the coding sequence ATGCACAAGACCCTCAAGCTCACCCTGCTCGCCGCCGGCCTCGCGCTGGCCCTGGGCCTGCAAGCCCAGACCCTGCGCTGGGCCAGCCAGGGCGATCCGCAGACCATGGACCCGCATTCGCAGAACGAGTCCATGACGAACATGATGAACGGCCAGGTCTACGAGACCCTCACCAAGCTCGACGCCGGCCTCAAGCCGGGGCCGGGTCTGGCGCTGGAATGGAAGCAGGTCGGGCCGCTGGTCTGGCGCTTCAAGCTGCGCCCCGGCGTGAAGTTCCATGACGGCTCGTCCTTCACGGCCGACGATGTGGTGTTCTCCATCAACCGCGCCAAGGACATCAATTCGCAGATCCGCGTCTACGCCAATGCCGTGGGCACGCCCAAGAAGATCGACCCTCTGACGGTGGAGTTCCAGCTCGACAAGGTCAATCCGATCTTTCTGCAGCACATCAACACGCTCTTCATCATGAGCAAGAGCTGGTGCGAGGCGCACAAGGTCGTGAAGCCGCTGAACTTCAAGGACAAGGAAGAGACTTATGCCTCGCTGAATGCCAACGGCACCGGGCCCTATGTGCTGGCGAGCCGCGCCCCCGGCATCAAGACCACCTACAAGCGCAACCCGGCCTGGTGGGGCAAGTTCGACGGCAATGTGCAGGAGATCGTCTATTCGCCCATCGGCAACGACGCCACACGCCTGGCGGCGCTGGTGTCGGGCGAGATCGACCTGGTGCTGGACCCGGCCCCGCGCGACGTGCCGCGCCTGCGCAATACCGCCGGAGTGAAGGTGCTGGAGGGGCTGGAGAACCGCCTCATCTTCGTCGGCATGGACCAGCAGCGCGACAAGCTGCTCTACGCGAATGTGCCCGGTCTAAATGGACAAGATAGAAACCCCTTCAAGGACCTGCGCGTGCGCCGCGCGCTCTACCAGGCCATCGACATCGAGGCCATCAAGACCAAGCTGATGAACGGGCTCTCGGCCCCCACCGGCGGCCTCACGCCCTCGGCCAAGGGCTCCTACGAGGATCCGGCCATCGAGGCGCGCCTGCCGCACGACATGGCCGCTGCCAAGAAGCTCATGACCGAGGCCGGCTATCCCGATGGCTTCGAGGTCACGATGGACTGCCCCAACAACCGCTATGTCAACGACGAGGAGATCTGCCTGGCGCTGGCCTCGATGTGGGCGCAGCTCAAGGTCAAGGTCAAGGTGAACGCGCAGCCGCGCGTCATCACCTTCCCCAAGCTGGAGAAGCAGGACACCAGCCTCTACCTCTACGGCTGGGGCGGCTCCATCACCGACGCCGAGATCATCATGAACCCGGTGTGGCGCAACCGCGGCGACAACGGCGTCGGCTACAACAACTTCGGCGGCTGGAAGAACGACAAGTTCGACCAGCTCGCCGCCGCCTCCAGCACCGAGCCCGACCCGGTCAAGCGCGAGGCCATGGTGAAGTCGGCGCTGAAGGAGTTCAAGGACGGCATCCATGTGATCCCCCTGCACCGCCAGATGATTCCCTGGGCGGTGCGCCAGAACGTCACGGCGGTACACCGCAGCGACAACTGGCTGGAGGTGGCCTGGGTGAATGTGGGCAAATAG
- a CDS encoding Spy/CpxP family protein refolding chaperone — MSKLKFAALALVMAGSLSMAQAQGHGPRGGMMMGGPGMMGGHAEHMLDAVDASDAQRAQIKQIMDAARADLKATHDSARALHAQSLTLFAAANIDAVSIEALRQQQQALHETISKRMSQAFIDAARVLTPEQRAKLAERMKKQQARMAERMKARGN; from the coding sequence ATGAGCAAGCTCAAGTTCGCAGCCCTGGCCCTGGTGATGGCCGGCAGCCTCTCGATGGCCCAGGCCCAAGGCCATGGCCCGCGCGGCGGCATGATGATGGGTGGCCCCGGCATGATGGGCGGCCACGCCGAACACATGCTGGACGCGGTGGACGCCAGCGATGCCCAGCGCGCCCAGATCAAGCAGATCATGGATGCGGCGCGCGCCGACCTGAAGGCCACGCATGACAGCGCCCGTGCCTTGCATGCGCAAAGCCTGACCCTGTTTGCCGCCGCCAATATCGACGCGGTCTCCATCGAGGCGCTGCGCCAGCAGCAGCAGGCCCTGCATGAGACCATCAGCAAGCGCATGAGCCAGGCCTTCATCGATGCGGCACGCGTGCTCACGCCGGAGCAGCGCGCCAAGCTGGCCGAGCGCATGAAGAAGCAGCAGGCCCGCATGGCCGAGCGCATGAAGGCGCGCGGCAACTGA
- a CDS encoding response regulator: MSSRLLLIDDDARLTGMLGDYLRHAGFEVEAAGSLAEGRAALDAALPDLLVLDLMLPDGDGLDFCRGLRGDKRFKRLPVLMLSARGEPMDRILGLELGADDYLAKPFEPRELQARIKAMLRRLEPDLPTDEVLRFGRLEIDLAARLARLDGKVCDLTSHQFDLLVVLAQSPGRVLSRDQIMDSLKGHPLEAFDRSIDVHISRIRSVIEDDPKAPRRVLTVRGAGYVFARKQDAEGSGE, encoded by the coding sequence ATGAGTTCCAGACTGCTGTTGATCGACGATGACGCCCGCCTCACCGGCATGCTGGGGGACTATCTCCGCCATGCCGGTTTCGAGGTGGAGGCGGCCGGCTCGTTGGCCGAGGGGCGTGCCGCGCTGGATGCTGCCCTGCCTGATCTGCTGGTGCTGGACCTGATGCTGCCCGATGGCGACGGCCTGGATTTCTGCCGCGGGCTGCGCGGCGACAAGCGCTTCAAGCGCCTGCCGGTGTTGATGCTGTCGGCGCGCGGCGAGCCCATGGACCGCATCCTGGGCCTGGAGCTGGGCGCCGACGATTACCTCGCCAAGCCCTTCGAGCCGCGCGAGCTGCAGGCCCGCATCAAGGCCATGTTGCGCCGCTTGGAGCCCGACCTGCCCACCGACGAGGTGCTGCGCTTCGGCCGCCTGGAGATCGATCTGGCGGCGCGCCTGGCGCGCCTGGACGGCAAGGTCTGCGACCTCACCAGCCACCAGTTCGACCTGCTGGTGGTGCTGGCGCAGAGCCCCGGCCGGGTGCTCTCGCGCGACCAGATCATGGATTCGCTCAAGGGCCATCCGCTGGAGGCCTTCGATCGCTCCATCGACGTGCATATCTCGCGCATCCGCTCCGTCATCGAGGACGACCCCAAGGCCCCGCGCCGGGTGCTGACGGTGCGTGGCGCCGGCTATGTGTTCGCGCGCAAGCAGGACGCGGAAGGCAGCGGCGAGTGA
- a CDS encoding YfiR family protein, whose translation MLFAFMSPGYPRSWFLAVSRFRGLLVLRLWLALSLSLGMGATQAQSVAIAETPLSPAAIVMGMLGYTSWPGPARTLKLCVSRGAPDAAALAGAIEQARATRALELVIIEVDQVPASACDLVYFDGWDAELQRKALRALAARPVLSIGWGAEFCSDGGLFCLERGEAQTRFEVNLDAVARSGLRVNALVLRLAKPRKVAGS comes from the coding sequence GTGTTGTTCGCATTCATGTCGCCCGGCTATCCGCGTTCTTGGTTCCTCGCTGTCAGTCGCTTCCGCGGCCTGCTGGTGCTGCGGCTGTGGCTGGCCCTCAGCCTGAGCCTGGGCATGGGCGCGACCCAGGCCCAGTCCGTGGCCATCGCCGAGACGCCCCTGAGCCCCGCTGCCATCGTGATGGGGATGCTGGGCTACACGAGCTGGCCCGGGCCGGCACGAACCCTGAAGCTTTGCGTCAGCCGTGGCGCCCCCGATGCCGCGGCGCTGGCTGGCGCCATCGAACAGGCACGCGCGACACGGGCGCTGGAGCTGGTGATCATCGAGGTGGACCAGGTGCCGGCCAGCGCCTGTGACTTGGTCTACTTTGACGGCTGGGACGCCGAGCTGCAGCGCAAGGCCTTGCGTGCGCTGGCCGCGCGGCCGGTGCTGAGCATTGGCTGGGGCGCCGAGTTCTGCTCGGACGGCGGCTTGTTCTGCCTGGAGCGTGGCGAGGCGCAGACGCGCTTCGAGGTCAATTTGGATGCGGTGGCGCGCAGCGGGCTGCGCGTCAATGCGCTGGTGCTGCGCCTGGCCAAGCCGCGCAAGGTGGCGGGCTCATGA